A window of Terriglobus sp. RCC_193 contains these coding sequences:
- the hrpB gene encoding ATP-dependent helicase HrpB translates to MCAALSSRKLHLPVDDLLPEIVAVMHSSHALVLQAEPGAGKTTRVPPALLDVVQGDVIVLEPRRLPARMAARRVAQEMGEEVGATVGYQVRFDEKVSAKTRLRFLTEGIFLRRLIADPTLRGVGAVVLDEFHERHLDGDLALALMRRVQQTSRPDLKILVISATLDAAPIAEFLGGCPVMDAPGRVFPLTIAYTPQAAEPLHVQVRMAVQRLMREGHRGHMLVFLPGAAEIRRAMRECENVTQSHGLLMLSLHGDLSPAEQDRAVGPSTQQKLILSTNVAESSVTVEGVTAVIDSGLARIASHSPWTGLPTLEIKRISKASAKQRAGRAGRTAPGQVLRLYSEMDFSPRADHDVPEILRSDLSELALALRAMKPALCAKDVAWLTPPDADALSQAETLLDRLGAEDEMARQLARYPLPVRLARMMVAAQERGVAAEAATAAALLSVGGKVERNDLLAAMDAQVAQPDPKVRQTEQQLRRIAGVAAGARHGAVDEPLLLSVLQGFPDRVARRRNGKEMLLSGGGSAEVQGDALPYEFAVVMDAEDRSDRPLPLVRMASRIEPDWLIDLFPERVKEEETLTWNRNAERVEAVTSLRYEGLLLQEWRDAGPDAEHASKLLAEQAVAAGVGRFLDAEAMENLRARAVFAGLPVPDVQQELEELCIGLSRFSFEELRRVAESLLPTLEAKLESQRLRELAPATLKLKAGRQVKVHYETGKPPWIASRMQDFFGMEDGPRVGPERTPVVMHLLGPNQRAVQTTADLRGFWQRLYPEVRRELMRRYPRHKWPENPLSAEAVEEAKHQPGRRS, encoded by the coding sequence ATGTGCGCTGCGCTGTCGTCTCGCAAACTGCATCTGCCTGTCGACGATCTGTTACCGGAGATTGTTGCGGTAATGCATTCGTCACACGCGTTGGTATTGCAGGCAGAACCTGGTGCAGGCAAGACAACACGTGTTCCACCAGCATTGCTGGATGTGGTGCAGGGCGATGTGATTGTGCTGGAGCCACGCCGTCTTCCTGCGCGCATGGCAGCGCGGCGTGTTGCTCAGGAGATGGGCGAAGAGGTGGGAGCCACCGTTGGCTATCAGGTGCGCTTCGATGAGAAGGTCAGTGCAAAGACGCGGCTTCGCTTTTTGACGGAAGGCATTTTCCTCCGCCGCTTGATTGCCGATCCTACATTGCGCGGTGTGGGGGCAGTGGTGCTGGATGAGTTTCATGAACGGCATCTGGATGGTGATCTTGCACTGGCGCTGATGCGTCGAGTGCAGCAGACATCGCGGCCTGACCTGAAGATACTGGTGATATCGGCCACACTGGATGCCGCGCCCATTGCGGAGTTTCTTGGTGGATGCCCGGTGATGGATGCGCCGGGGCGTGTGTTTCCGTTGACGATTGCATACACGCCACAGGCTGCAGAGCCTCTTCATGTGCAGGTGCGCATGGCAGTGCAGCGATTGATGCGCGAAGGACATCGTGGTCACATGTTGGTGTTCTTACCCGGCGCTGCGGAGATTCGTCGTGCTATGCGTGAATGCGAAAACGTTACGCAAAGTCATGGCTTGTTGATGTTGTCTTTGCATGGTGATCTTTCTCCCGCGGAACAGGATCGTGCGGTTGGGCCATCGACGCAGCAGAAGCTGATTCTCTCCACGAATGTTGCGGAGAGTTCCGTCACGGTGGAAGGGGTTACCGCGGTGATTGATAGTGGGCTGGCGCGCATTGCATCGCATTCACCGTGGACGGGCTTGCCCACGCTGGAGATCAAGCGCATCAGTAAGGCAAGTGCGAAACAGCGTGCGGGGCGCGCTGGCAGAACCGCTCCTGGGCAGGTATTGCGTTTGTATTCCGAGATGGATTTCTCGCCGCGCGCAGACCATGATGTGCCGGAGATTCTACGCAGCGATCTGTCAGAGCTTGCACTTGCATTGCGCGCCATGAAGCCAGCTTTGTGCGCGAAAGATGTTGCGTGGCTTACACCACCGGACGCGGATGCGTTGTCGCAGGCAGAGACATTGCTGGATCGGCTTGGAGCAGAGGATGAGATGGCGCGTCAGCTTGCACGATACCCACTGCCGGTGCGGCTGGCGCGCATGATGGTGGCGGCACAGGAACGGGGCGTGGCAGCAGAAGCTGCAACGGCTGCGGCGTTGCTAAGCGTGGGTGGGAAAGTTGAGCGCAATGATCTGCTCGCTGCAATGGACGCACAGGTTGCGCAACCCGATCCAAAGGTACGGCAGACGGAGCAGCAGCTTCGTCGGATTGCCGGCGTTGCCGCAGGGGCAAGGCATGGTGCAGTAGATGAACCGCTGCTGCTTTCTGTGCTGCAGGGTTTTCCCGACCGTGTTGCGAGAAGGCGCAACGGTAAAGAGATGCTGTTGAGCGGCGGTGGCTCTGCGGAAGTGCAGGGTGACGCTTTGCCTTACGAGTTTGCCGTGGTGATGGATGCAGAAGACCGTAGCGATCGTCCGTTGCCACTGGTGCGCATGGCGTCGCGTATCGAGCCAGACTGGTTGATCGACCTGTTTCCGGAACGTGTGAAAGAAGAAGAGACGCTCACGTGGAATCGCAACGCAGAGCGTGTGGAAGCGGTCACGTCATTGCGCTACGAGGGGCTGTTGCTGCAAGAGTGGCGCGATGCAGGTCCAGATGCGGAACATGCCTCAAAGCTATTGGCAGAGCAGGCTGTGGCTGCGGGTGTTGGCCGTTTTCTGGATGCGGAGGCAATGGAGAATCTGCGGGCGCGTGCTGTATTTGCAGGGCTTCCCGTGCCGGATGTGCAGCAGGAACTGGAGGAGCTTTGCATAGGGCTGAGCCGTTTTTCGTTTGAAGAGCTGCGACGTGTTGCAGAGAGTTTATTGCCGACACTCGAGGCAAAACTGGAATCGCAACGGCTCCGTGAACTGGCTCCTGCAACGCTGAAGCTGAAGGCCGGACGGCAGGTGAAGGTGCATTACGAAACGGGCAAACCGCCGTGGATTGCGTCGCGAATGCAGGACTTCTTTGGCATGGAAGATGGGCCGCGTGTTGGCCCGGAACGGACACCGGTGGTAATGCATCTGCTGGGGCCAAATCAGCGCGCGGTGCAGACGACGGCTGATCTCCGCGGATTCTGGCAGCGGCTGTATCCTGAAGTGCGTCGCGAACTTATGAGGCGTTATCCACGGCATAAGTGGCCGGAAAATCCTCTTTCGGCGGAGGCGGTGGAAGAGGCAAAGCACCAGCCCGGACGGCGTTCCTGA
- a CDS encoding ComEC/Rec2 family competence protein translates to MKILTSLATLSLSALLTLGAFAQKNSLRITAIDVEGGQATLFVTPSGQSLLVDTGWDKNNGRDADRIVAAAKAMGLSRIDTVLLTHYHDDHIGGVPQLAERFPIGAFLDHGERIPSDPNDTSFLANYRQLLATGKYKHFVVKAGDKLPAPGFDAVAISSAGVVMDHDREAPAVHRGSNPLCANVQQPATDTQENGQSLGIMIRFAGRKIVDAGDLTSDREYSLVCPVNKLGVVDLLIVSHHGVDWSSSPVFINSIAPRVAIMDNGAHKGASTSVIDTIRKSSRMEALYQLHLAPPAGSPNPGKTPQEGPEHNVPEAFIANTPGTDGRNVVIAIGADGVMRVTNERTGGTKQFAHK, encoded by the coding sequence ATGAAGATTCTTACCTCTCTTGCCACGCTCAGTCTGTCCGCTTTGCTTACTCTGGGTGCCTTTGCGCAGAAGAATTCGTTGCGCATTACGGCCATTGACGTAGAGGGTGGGCAGGCAACCTTATTTGTTACGCCTTCCGGACAGTCGCTGCTGGTGGATACAGGTTGGGACAAGAACAATGGGCGTGATGCGGACCGCATTGTTGCGGCGGCGAAGGCGATGGGGCTTTCGCGCATCGACACGGTATTGTTGACGCACTATCACGACGACCACATCGGCGGTGTGCCTCAGCTTGCGGAGCGGTTTCCCATTGGCGCCTTTCTGGATCATGGAGAGCGCATTCCGAGCGATCCCAATGACACGTCTTTTCTTGCGAATTACCGGCAGTTGCTGGCGACCGGCAAGTACAAACACTTCGTCGTAAAGGCGGGAGATAAGCTGCCTGCTCCGGGCTTTGACGCGGTGGCGATTAGCAGTGCGGGTGTCGTGATGGATCATGATCGTGAGGCTCCCGCAGTCCACAGGGGCTCGAATCCTCTGTGCGCGAATGTGCAGCAGCCTGCCACGGATACGCAGGAGAACGGCCAGTCGCTTGGCATCATGATTCGTTTTGCAGGGCGGAAGATTGTGGATGCGGGTGACCTCACTTCAGATCGTGAATATTCGCTGGTATGCCCCGTGAACAAACTTGGCGTTGTCGACTTGCTCATCGTTTCGCATCATGGTGTGGACTGGAGCAGCAGCCCGGTATTTATCAATTCCATTGCGCCGCGCGTGGCCATTATGGATAACGGCGCGCACAAAGGGGCGAGTACATCGGTGATTGATACGATTCGTAAATCGTCACGAATGGAGGCCTTGTATCAACTTCATCTGGCGCCACCCGCAGGCTCGCCAAATCCTGGGAAAACGCCGCAGGAAGGCCCGGAGCACAATGTGCCGGAGGCCTTCATTGCCAATACACCAGGTACCGATGGCAGGAATGTGGTCATTGCCATCGGTGCGGATGGAGTCATGCGTGTGACGAACGAGCGTACCGGCGGTACGAAACAGTTCGCCCATAAGTAA
- a CDS encoding Bax inhibitor-1 family protein translates to MYVNRTNGYPTVIDVPREGTAPLLAKVLGITALGFFITAIGVATAPSWSMLPGLIAVLALVFAINGVKRQSPVLALGLFLALAFFMGWEIAPIIHAYVRMIGTYVVFQAAMTTGLGMTALACVSYLFSIDYRRLSGIAGAGLLVLILVGVASMFFHFLSPTTYSWMALAIFTALTVADFARIRAGGDGMTATQLAVGIYLDAINIFLILLQLFGSGGRDRRN, encoded by the coding sequence ATGTACGTGAATCGCACCAACGGTTATCCCACCGTAATCGACGTTCCGCGCGAAGGTACTGCACCGCTGCTGGCGAAGGTGCTGGGTATCACTGCGCTTGGATTTTTCATTACTGCCATTGGCGTGGCGACTGCGCCCTCATGGAGCATGCTGCCTGGTCTCATCGCGGTGCTTGCTCTGGTTTTCGCCATCAACGGCGTGAAGCGACAGAGCCCCGTATTGGCTTTGGGACTGTTTCTTGCGCTGGCGTTCTTTATGGGCTGGGAGATTGCGCCCATCATCCACGCCTACGTACGCATGATTGGAACTTACGTTGTTTTCCAGGCGGCCATGACCACGGGCCTGGGTATGACAGCGCTGGCGTGTGTTTCCTATCTATTCAGCATTGATTACCGCAGGCTCAGCGGCATTGCCGGTGCAGGGCTGCTGGTGCTGATCCTGGTCGGCGTGGCCAGCATGTTCTTCCATTTCCTGTCGCCGACGACTTACTCGTGGATGGCGCTGGCCATCTTTACAGCGCTGACCGTGGCCGATTTTGCACGCATCCGTGCCGGTGGCGATGGGATGACTGCGACGCAGCTTGCTGTGGGTATTTATCTGGATGCCATTAACATCTTCCTGATCCTGTTGCAGCTTTTCGGCAGCGGTGGACGCGATCGTCGTAATTAA
- a CDS encoding phosphocholine-specific phospholipase C — protein sequence MSTSRRDFLKFAAMLSGATGISGFVPDSIQRAFAIEPAPGSTFADAEHIVILMQENRSFDHALGSLQGVRGFNDPRAIRQPDGNSVFVQTSKATGKSFAPWRLDLRDTRITWMGSIPHSRNSQVDAWNDGHYDNWLDAKKSGNKDYQHMPITMGHYTREDLPFYYALADAFTVCDQSYCAVMSSTTPNRSMFWTGTIRDKKSADSRVYMRNDELFRDPLGWKTYPERLTEAGISWRFYQNDLSMTSGLTAEERSWLSNYGCNVLECFAAYNVHAYRYAPELLKAQLEAAQKQVSRLEEQLSELSNPEMGDELHVQLDLAQEHVAHLQKAVASAGDARYKQLSAKERSLHDAAFVTNSKDPNYRSLEPLRFNSDGHEETINVPKGDILHQFRTDVEAGKLPTVSWLAGPEHFSDHPSSPWYGAWWVSEIMDILTRNPEVWKKTIFILTYDENDGYFDHSPSYVAPDPKRPETGAASAGIDVALEYTYRADEIAQGVPSHEARSGPIGMGFRIPTIIASPWTRGGWVNSQLCDHTSTLQFLEKFIQTKFGKNVREDNISDWRRAVAGDLTSCFRPHREDDAALNFLQRDQFIELIVNARNKGLPTGFKELSAEEISAINARPSKAAATSHQESGIRPSCALPYELYSHGVLSADGKHFELQLTAAREVFQDRAAGAPFNVYLRNLIAKPGMRAATYTVKAGDTLKPSFALDDFRDGQYEIEVLAANGFYRRFTGNPHSATPQVTAKLQTRNGNPTGALELHLHNAGSTPQQFTIKDNSYGAAPIQKSVVAGATQVVTIPLTNSYQWYDLTIQRVGDSSFAQFAGRVETGAPTKTDPLMA from the coding sequence ATGTCTACATCGCGCCGTGATTTTCTGAAATTTGCCGCCATGCTTTCCGGGGCCACCGGTATCTCTGGTTTTGTTCCTGACTCTATTCAGCGCGCTTTTGCCATTGAACCGGCGCCTGGCAGCACCTTCGCTGATGCGGAACACATCGTCATTCTGATGCAGGAAAATCGTTCCTTCGACCATGCATTGGGCAGCCTGCAGGGCGTGCGTGGATTCAACGATCCTCGCGCGATCCGCCAGCCGGATGGCAACTCTGTTTTCGTACAGACATCGAAGGCTACGGGGAAATCGTTTGCGCCGTGGCGGTTGGATCTGCGCGATACGCGCATCACGTGGATGGGATCCATTCCGCATTCACGCAACTCGCAAGTGGATGCATGGAACGACGGCCATTATGACAATTGGCTCGATGCGAAGAAGTCCGGCAACAAGGATTATCAGCATATGCCCATCACCATGGGACATTACACGCGTGAGGACCTGCCGTTCTATTACGCATTGGCTGATGCGTTCACGGTGTGCGATCAGAGCTACTGCGCTGTGATGAGTTCCACCACGCCAAATCGCTCCATGTTCTGGACGGGCACCATCCGCGATAAGAAGTCCGCGGATTCGCGTGTATACATGCGCAACGATGAACTCTTTCGCGATCCATTGGGATGGAAGACCTATCCGGAACGGCTGACTGAGGCGGGCATCTCATGGCGCTTCTACCAGAACGATCTTTCCATGACGAGTGGTCTCACTGCGGAAGAGCGTTCCTGGCTTTCCAACTATGGATGCAACGTGTTGGAGTGCTTTGCCGCATATAACGTGCATGCATACCGCTATGCGCCAGAACTGCTGAAGGCGCAGTTAGAGGCAGCACAAAAGCAGGTATCACGTTTGGAGGAGCAGCTTTCAGAATTGTCTAACCCTGAGATGGGTGACGAGCTGCATGTGCAACTTGACCTGGCGCAGGAACATGTTGCCCATCTGCAGAAGGCGGTAGCCAGTGCGGGCGATGCGCGCTATAAGCAGCTTTCCGCAAAAGAACGCTCCCTGCATGATGCTGCATTTGTAACCAATAGCAAAGATCCGAACTATCGTTCACTGGAGCCGCTTCGCTTCAACAGTGATGGCCACGAAGAAACCATCAATGTTCCCAAGGGCGATATTCTGCACCAGTTCCGTACCGATGTAGAAGCAGGGAAGTTACCCACTGTATCTTGGCTGGCAGGGCCGGAACATTTCTCTGATCATCCTTCATCGCCGTGGTACGGCGCGTGGTGGGTGTCTGAGATCATGGACATCCTTACCAGGAATCCTGAGGTGTGGAAGAAGACTATCTTCATCCTCACGTACGACGAAAACGATGGTTACTTCGATCATTCGCCGTCTTACGTCGCACCTGATCCGAAACGGCCAGAGACAGGTGCAGCATCGGCAGGGATTGATGTTGCGCTGGAATACACCTATAGGGCTGATGAGATAGCGCAGGGTGTTCCCAGCCATGAAGCGCGCAGCGGCCCCATCGGTATGGGCTTCCGCATTCCGACGATCATTGCTTCGCCATGGACCCGTGGCGGTTGGGTGAACTCGCAACTTTGCGATCACACGTCAACGTTGCAGTTCCTGGAGAAATTCATTCAGACTAAGTTTGGCAAGAATGTGCGCGAAGACAACATCAGCGACTGGCGTCGTGCGGTTGCGGGTGATCTCACTTCCTGCTTCCGGCCTCATCGGGAAGATGACGCAGCATTGAATTTTTTGCAGCGCGACCAATTTATTGAATTGATTGTCAACGCGCGCAATAAGGGACTTCCTACGGGATTCAAGGAACTGTCAGCAGAAGAGATTAGCGCCATCAACGCACGTCCAAGCAAAGCCGCTGCAACATCGCATCAGGAGTCTGGAATACGGCCATCCTGCGCGCTTCCGTACGAGCTCTATTCGCATGGTGTCTTGTCTGCCGATGGCAAACACTTCGAACTGCAATTGACTGCGGCAAGAGAGGTTTTTCAAGACCGCGCAGCCGGTGCTCCCTTCAATGTGTATCTTCGCAATCTCATCGCGAAGCCGGGTATGCGCGCGGCAACGTATACCGTGAAGGCAGGCGATACGTTGAAGCCGTCCTTTGCGCTCGATGATTTTCGCGATGGCCAGTATGAAATTGAAGTGCTGGCAGCAAATGGATTCTATCGTCGCTTTACGGGTAATCCGCACTCTGCAACACCTCAGGTCACGGCGAAGCTGCAGACGCGCAATGGAAATCCAACAGGTGCGCTGGAACTGCACCTCCACAACGCGGGTTCAACTCCACAGCAATTCACAATTAAGGACAATAGCTACGGAGCAGCTCCCATACAGAAGTCAGTTGTGGCGGGCGCAACGCAGGTAGTTACCATCCCACTTACAAACAGTTATCAGTGGTATGACTTGACCATTCAACGTGTGGGCGATAGCTCCTTTGCACAGTTCGCAGGACGTGTGGAAACGGGCGCACCAACCAAGACCGATCCTCTTATGGCTTGA
- a CDS encoding ribonuclease R family protein — MPGHPYQHTDREILRRIQRAGGRAGYKQLVRELGMGGGRERRMLLEQLMRMTARGVLVKIDQEHWALPEANVERAKNDSRIAGGRRGFAHDLKRRVRERMDAREGSRKDLIAGKLQLHRDGYGFVRPTDSTSSDGDLFIPPHELNGAMQGDQVLVLPAPPSRDGRRSGRIVRVLTRRNPTVVGIFHAAGARGRAIDHSSDDVRLRGSYVTPLDVRMPQPVLIENDHDLPAAAITPHRTLGAEASAQEHAWDGTLQNLHGLAVDVEITQYPTEYSPARGRVIEVLGSPDAFGVDVEIVIRKHHLPHVFPANVLAEAQDAALRNVASLDDNEIRARRDFRGEAIVTIDGETAKDFDDAVLVRKRDDGTWELQVHIADVAEYVLDGTDLDLEARLRGNSVYFPDRAVPMLPQELSNGECSLRPDEDRMVLSCIATIDSEGNVLGYEVCEGVIRSARRMTYTKVQKILDGDEELRAEYAGFVPQFELMLELAQKLNGKRVKRGSIDFDLPEPVIDFDENGAMRGVHKAERAWSNRIIEEFMLCANECVARWMEASGVPAMYRIHEMPDPKRIVEFEDAAAAFGVSLGVGALPVKTLTMKADRRDQRRQSERGRDGRRPHQHEVSAHIEVEPQMYQRLAAKIQGRPEERILSYLMLRSLKQAKYSEKNEGHFALAAPAYTHFTSPIRRYPDLIVHRVVKTLLAEGASPFGGPEETASSSAQRFAATHSHELIHAEGYDELYPREEIAAIAQECSETERRAADAERELIEWKKIAFMSDRVGEDFAAMVLSVTKYGAYVELHDLYVEGLVPIHSLTDDHYTYRENAREIRGSKSGKTIRPGMQVRVLLDRIDRGNRRLQFAIIPHEEVAAEGTRPFVSKRTGKTIERKEKQPTARTEGLRPAKGAKSRTGKSRTAKPQLSNESPFAKFATIDGVKPRRRKNKDLIAASRKKKGKRS; from the coding sequence ATGCCGGGTCACCCTTATCAGCACACGGATCGCGAGATTCTGCGGCGCATTCAACGCGCTGGCGGTCGCGCGGGTTACAAACAACTGGTTCGCGAACTGGGCATGGGCGGCGGCCGCGAACGCCGCATGTTGCTGGAGCAACTCATGCGCATGACGGCTCGTGGCGTCCTGGTGAAGATCGACCAGGAGCACTGGGCGCTACCGGAAGCAAATGTCGAACGTGCAAAGAACGATAGTCGCATTGCTGGTGGTCGCCGTGGCTTCGCGCATGATCTGAAGCGCCGCGTGCGGGAACGCATGGATGCGCGTGAGGGCAGCCGCAAGGATCTGATTGCGGGCAAGCTGCAGTTGCATCGTGACGGCTATGGTTTTGTGCGGCCGACGGATAGCACATCATCGGATGGCGATCTGTTCATTCCACCGCATGAGTTGAACGGAGCCATGCAGGGTGACCAGGTGCTGGTTTTGCCTGCTCCTCCTTCGCGTGACGGTCGCCGCAGCGGTCGCATTGTGCGCGTGCTCACGCGTCGCAACCCTACGGTCGTTGGGATATTCCATGCAGCAGGTGCGCGTGGTCGTGCGATCGATCACAGCAGTGACGACGTTCGGCTTCGAGGCAGCTACGTCACGCCTCTGGATGTGCGTATGCCTCAACCGGTACTGATTGAGAATGACCACGACCTTCCGGCCGCGGCTATCACACCACATCGCACGCTTGGCGCGGAGGCGAGCGCGCAAGAGCATGCGTGGGATGGCACATTGCAGAACCTGCACGGGCTTGCGGTGGATGTGGAGATCACGCAGTATCCCACGGAGTATTCGCCGGCGCGTGGGCGCGTGATTGAAGTGCTGGGGTCGCCAGATGCATTTGGTGTGGATGTCGAGATTGTCATTCGCAAACATCACTTACCGCATGTGTTCCCTGCGAATGTGTTAGCCGAGGCGCAGGACGCAGCACTGCGCAATGTCGCTTCACTGGATGACAACGAGATACGTGCACGCAGGGATTTTCGCGGCGAAGCAATCGTCACCATTGATGGGGAGACTGCGAAAGATTTTGATGATGCAGTCCTGGTGCGCAAACGTGACGACGGCACATGGGAGTTGCAGGTTCACATTGCCGATGTTGCGGAGTACGTGCTTGATGGCACGGATCTTGATCTGGAAGCGCGCTTGCGTGGCAACAGTGTGTACTTCCCGGACCGTGCGGTGCCCATGCTGCCGCAGGAGCTGTCGAACGGCGAATGTTCGCTACGGCCCGATGAAGATCGCATGGTGTTGTCCTGCATTGCAACGATCGATAGCGAAGGCAATGTGCTGGGGTATGAAGTATGCGAAGGCGTTATCCGTTCTGCGCGCCGCATGACGTATACGAAGGTGCAGAAGATCCTCGACGGCGATGAAGAACTGCGTGCGGAGTATGCGGGGTTTGTGCCGCAGTTTGAACTCATGCTGGAGCTTGCGCAGAAGTTGAATGGCAAGCGAGTGAAGCGCGGTTCGATTGATTTTGATCTGCCGGAGCCGGTGATTGATTTCGACGAAAACGGCGCGATGCGAGGTGTGCATAAGGCAGAGCGCGCGTGGTCCAACCGCATTATTGAAGAGTTCATGTTGTGCGCCAATGAATGCGTGGCGCGGTGGATGGAAGCAAGCGGTGTGCCGGCAATGTATCGCATTCATGAGATGCCAGATCCGAAGCGCATTGTGGAGTTTGAAGATGCGGCGGCGGCATTCGGTGTATCGCTTGGTGTTGGTGCGTTGCCTGTGAAGACGTTGACGATGAAGGCGGATCGTCGTGATCAGCGTCGTCAGAGTGAACGAGGCCGCGATGGCCGCAGACCGCATCAGCATGAAGTGTCTGCGCATATTGAAGTGGAGCCGCAGATGTATCAGCGCCTGGCCGCAAAGATACAGGGCAGGCCGGAAGAGCGCATTCTCAGTTATCTGATGCTGCGTTCGTTGAAGCAGGCGAAGTATTCCGAGAAGAATGAGGGGCACTTCGCGCTTGCTGCGCCTGCGTATACGCACTTTACTTCGCCGATTCGCCGCTATCCTGACTTGATTGTGCATCGTGTGGTGAAGACGCTGCTTGCGGAAGGCGCTTCGCCATTCGGAGGCCCAGAGGAGACGGCATCGTCCTCAGCGCAACGATTCGCAGCGACTCACTCTCACGAATTAATTCATGCAGAAGGTTATGACGAGCTGTATCCGCGCGAAGAGATTGCGGCCATTGCGCAGGAGTGCAGCGAGACGGAGCGTCGTGCTGCCGATGCGGAACGTGAACTGATCGAGTGGAAGAAGATCGCGTTCATGAGTGACCGCGTGGGGGAAGACTTTGCCGCGATGGTGCTCTCCGTAACAAAATACGGAGCGTATGTGGAATTGCACGATCTGTATGTGGAAGGTCTTGTGCCGATTCATTCCCTTACAGACGACCACTACACATATCGCGAAAATGCTCGCGAAATACGCGGATCGAAAAGCGGTAAGACGATCCGTCCTGGGATGCAGGTGCGTGTCCTGCTTGATCGTATTGATCGCGGCAATCGCAGGCTGCAGTTTGCGATTATCCCGCATGAAGAAGTTGCAGCGGAAGGCACGCGCCCATTTGTCAGCAAGCGGACAGGCAAGACAATAGAGCGTAAAGAGAAGCAGCCGACTGCGAGAACAGAGGGGCTGCGTCCTGCGAAGGGCGCTAAGTCGCGTACTGGTAAGTCGCGTACTGCTAAGCCGCAATTGTCGAATGAATCTCCCTTTGCGAAGTTTGCGACGATTGATGGTGTGAAGCCTCGGCGACGCAAGAACAAAGACCTGATTGCAGCAAGCCGAAAGAAGAAGGGCAAGCGTAGTTAG